Genomic window (Lewinellaceae bacterium):
AATCTATCCCAAGCCGGGTTGGGTAGAACACGACCCTAAAGAGATTTGGAATACCCAACTCAAAGTCCTGCAGGCCCTTCTTAGGAAACAAAAGGTGCCCGCCGGGCAGGTGGCGGCTATCGGCATTACCAACCAAAGAGAAACGGCGGTGGTTTGGAACCGGAAGACCGGAGAGCCCATCCACAACGCCATCGTCTGGCAGGACCGCCGCACCGCTTCCATCTGCAACCAGCTAAAGGCCGACGGCCACGAGCCGTACATCCGGGAAAATACCGGCCTGCTGGCCGACGCCTATTTCTCCGGCACCAAAGTGAAATGGATGCTGGATAATGTGCCGGGCGCCCGCGAGCAGGCGGAAAAAGGCGAACTTTGTTTCGGCACGATAGATTCCTGGCTCATCTGGAAACTGACCGGTGGCAAGGTGCATGTCACCGACTATACCAATGCTTCGCGGACCCTGCTGTACAACATCAAAAAACTGGAATGGGACAAGCGCCTGCTGGAAATATTGGGCGTCCCGGCTATTATGCTGCCGGAGGTTCGCCGCTCCAGCGAGGTTTACGGCCATACCGCTCCGGATTTGCTGGGAGAAGCCGTGCCTGTTGCCGGCATCGCGGGCGACCAGCAGGCGGCCCTCTTCGGGCAGGCCTGCCACAGCCCGGGCATGGCTAAAAACACCTATGGCACCGGGTGTTTTATGCTGATGACGACCGGCGAGGAAGCCGTCACTTCCAAATCGGGCCTGATCACCACCATCGCCAGCAAGCTGGACGGGACGCCTCAGTATGCCCTGGAAGGCAGCGTCTTCATCGCCGGCGCCGCCATACAGTGGCTGCGCGATGGGCTAAAAATTATTGACGATGCGCCCGATTCGGAGTACTTTGCTATGAAAGTGCCCCATACCGATGGCGTTTATGTCGTGCCGGCCTTTGCCGGCCTGGGCGCTCCTTACTGGGATATGTACGCCCGGGGCGCTATCCTGGGCCTGACGCGCGGCACCACCAAAGCCCATCTCATCCGAGCTACGCTGGAGTCTCTGGCCTACCAGACCCGCGATGTGCTGGACGCTATGGAAAAGGATTCCGGGCTTTCGCTGAAAACCCTGCGCGTCGACGGCGGCGCTAGCGCCAACGGCTTGCTCATGCAATTCCAGGCGGATATCCTTGGCGCCAATGTGGAGCGGCCCCGCATCATTGAAACTACTGCTCTTGGCGCGGCTTACCTGGCAGGCCTGGCGGTGGGCTACTGGAAACCGGAAGATATTACAAATAAATGGCAACTGGATGCTACTTTTGTGCCGGATATGCAGGAGGAAGAACGGGGCAGCTTGTACCGGGGCTGGCAGAAAGCCGTCAAACGGGCGATGGACTGGGAAAAGGAAGAGGAGTAGAATATCTTTACTTTGGGTTGGGTAAAAAAGCTATGAGTTATTTAATTGTTTAGGGACTGAGAGGGTGTACGGTGTACGGGCTAACGCAGGGTTATTTGGTGTACGGTGTACGGGCTAACGCAGGGCCGGGGGGTGTACGGTGTACGGGGCGCGGCAACAATATAACAATTGAGCCATTTAGCCATCAACCCAGCCCGTTGGTGTACGGTGTACGGGCTAACGCAGGGGGCGGGGGTGTACGGTGTACGAGGCTCTGCGTCTACAATTACAATGTAACAATAGAGCCATGTAGCCATCAACCCAGCCCGTTGGTGTACGGTGTACGGGCTAACGCAGGGTTATTTGGTGTACGGTGTACGAGGCACGGCAACAATATAACAATTGAGCCATTTAGCCATCAACCCAGCCCGCCGGTGTACGGTGTACCGGTTCACTCAAAGCAGCAAAATAAAAAATGAAGAATCTTGGCGACGAAAAGGATAACGGTTAGCGAGGCGCTGGAGCTGGAGCCGGGGCGAGTGCTGTTCGATGTGCGCACGCCGGCGGAATACGAGAAGGGGCACATCCCCGGAGCGCTCAACCTGCCTCTTTTTTCCAATGAGGAGCGGGCGGTGGTAGGCACCGCCTACAAGCAGGCAGATCCCCATCAGGCTTTCCTTCAGGGGCTGGAGTACGTGGGCCCTAAGATGCGTTCGTTTGTAGAAGAAGCCAGGCGGAAGGCTCCTTCCGGCAAGGTGGCTGTCCATTGCTGGCGAGGCGGGCAGCGGAGCAGCAGCATGGGCTGGCTGCTCGATCTGGCGGGCATGGACGTACAGGTGCTGGCAGGAGGCTACAAGGCTTACCGGAATTACATCCTTGAACAATTTGCCGCCTGCCGCCCTCCGCTGATCATTGTGGGCGGGCCGACGGGCTCCGGCAAAACCGATATCCTTCACGCCCTGGAAAAGCTGGGCGAACAGGTGATCGACCTGGAAGGGCTGGCGCACCACAAAGGATCTGCCTTTGGGGCTTTGGGCGAAACGGAGCAGCCTACCGTTGAGCAATTTGAAAACGATCTCTATGAGGCTTTCCGGGCCTTGAGCCATGATCGCCGCATCTGGCTGGAAAATGAAAGCCGCCCCATCGGCAGGGTGTACATCCCCGATCCGCTTTGGCGGCAGATGGCCCAAGCGCCGCTGCTGAGCGTTGAAGTGCCCCTGGAATGCCGTATAGAACGCCTGGTTGAAGTATACGCTGGCTATCCGGTGGCAGAGTTGAAGGAATCTTTCGGCCGCATCCGGCAACGGCTGGGAGGCCAGCATTACAAGGCTGCTATGGAAGCCCTGGATGCCGGCGATTTTGCCGCCGCAGCCCGTATTGCGCTGGTTTACTACGACAAAGCTTACCACCACCACACGCTGAGCAAAAGGACGAGTTCCAGCATTTTTAATATTCCGGTAGAAAATGACAGCGCTGAGCAAACCGCCCGGCGCCTCGTTGCGTTCGTTGAAGAAAATGACTTATGGTTGCCGAATACAAACTGACTCAATATAGCCACGGTGCCGGATGCGGTTGCAAGATCGCTCCCAAAGTGCTGGATACGATCCTGCAGCACCATGCCGAACAGTTCCACTTCCCCAATCTGCTGGTGGGAAACGACAAACGGGATGACGCGGCAGTCTATGACCTGGGAGACGGAACTGCCATCGTAAGCACTACCGACTTTTTTATGCCCATCGTCGATAGCCCGGAAGATTTCGGGCGCATCGCCTCGGTTAACGCTATTAGCGATATTTACGCCATGGGCGGTACGCCGCTGGTGGCCATCGCCATCCTGGGCTGGCCCATCGATAAGATTCCGCCGGAAGTGGCCAACCGGGTGATCGACGGCAGCCGCAAGGCCTGCGCAGAGGCGGGCATACCCCTGGCCGGCGGCCACAGCATCGACAGCCCGGAGCCCATCTTCGGCCTGGCGGTGACCGGCAGGGTGGATAAAAAACACCTCAAACTGAACGGCGGCGCCACTCCGGGCTGCCGCCTGTTTCTCACCAAACCGATCGGCGTGGGCATCCTCAGCACGGCTCAGAAAAAGGGCAAGCTTTTGCCCGAACATGCCAACATCGCCCGCGACAGCATGGTGCAACTCAACAAGGCCGGCGAGGCCTTCGGCCGCCTGCCTTACATCAAAGCCATGACCGACGTAACCGGATTCGGCCTGCTCGGCCACCTCGCCGAGATGTGCGAGGCCAGCAACGTCAGCGCGGTGGTGGAATTCGACAAGGTGCCTTTCCTTAACCTCGGCATCCTGGATTTTTACCTCCATGAAAACTGCATCCCCGGCGGCACCCACCGCAACTGGGACAGCTACGGCCACAAGGTCGCCCCGCTGCCGGACCGGCAGCGATTTCTGCTCTGCGACCCGCAGACCAGCGGGGGGCTGCTGGTCGCCGTAAAGGCGGAAAAGGAAGGGGAGTTCAGGCTGGAAGCCAATAAGCTGGGATTGATTATGGAGCAGATGGGCTACATCAAAGAGCAGGAGGATGACTTGGTGCGCGTGATGTAAAAGGGGCTACCTGTCTAACATTGGCCACACGGGTTGTTGTCCGTTACCTGTTGTCCGTTGACCGCTGTTGCAACTTGCTGGCTGCCAAACGTATGGCTGCCAAGCGCAACGGACAACCATCAACGGGCAACCGACAACTGCCCAACCTTAGACGGATACCCGTAAAAGGCACGTCCTGTTTGGGTTTCATCTCAAAGCGGCAATGGCCGGCCGGTATTGTCCGACATTTGAATATAGGCATAGGCGCAAAAGATTGCCCCGGCTTTATTCTTAAGCCGGGGCAACAACTCTGAAGCTACACCTTCAACATCTGCTTTGTCTTCTGCCGCCCATCCAACTGCAGCCGGAAGTAATAATTGCCCGCCGGAAGGCCATGAGCGTCGAATTTCACCTCGTGCTGCCCCGCCGGCAGCCGCCGGTTAGCCAGAACCCTGATTTCATTGCCCAGGCTGTTGAAAATGCTCAGCCTTACCTGTTCGCCTTCGCTGCGGAAGCGGATCGTAGCCCAATCCCGGAACGGGTTGGGAAAACTGCTTGCCTCAATTTCCTGCTCGAAATTCAGGGCTTCTTCGGCATTGACGGCGCTGCACGGTTGTAAAACCGGCAGATATTGAAAATCGGGATGCAGCAAATTGCGCACCTCCTCTTCCTGCACTTCAAACCAATCCATCAACACCGAGCCATAGACATCCCGGAAGTCAAACTGCATGGGCACGCCCTCCTGAGCGTCAACCTGGACTGGTATCTCGGGATTGTCTCCGAGCACGCCGGGCTTGACGCAGGGGCCGAATACCATGAGCGGCGCCGCCGAGCCGTGGTCGGTCCCGTAGCTGTCATTCGAGCGGATTTGCCGGCCGAATTCGGAGAAGGTCATGCCCACTACCCGCTGCTCCAGGCTTTGCGCCTGAAGGTCGGCCTGAAAAGCGGCGATGGCCTCCGACAGGCTTTGAAGCAGGGTGGAGTGTTCTCCCACCAGGGGTTTGCCGGCTTCGACCTGGTTGGCGTGGGTGTCAAAACCGCCGATGCTGACTACATAGACTTTGGTTTGCAAGCCTCCGGAGATCAACAGGGCTACGTTTTTCAGCTGCTCGCCCAGGCGGTTGCCTTCCGGATAATCGACCTGGTTGGTTCCGCTCTCTGCGGCATCGGTGATGCTTTCCGCATAGGCGTTCGACTGAGCGATGGTGGTGCGGAGGAACTCCAGCTCTTCTCCGTAGGGCGTTTCCGGCACGTCTCCCGGCGCGCCCTGGGTCAGCGGGGCCAGAGAGAAGGGGTCGTTGAGGGTCATGCTAAAGTTGGCGGCCGTTCCCTGGCAGGTCTCCGAGACGATGCTGCCCATGGTAATGGCAAAGGGGTGGGGATACTCCTCATTGGGGTAACCCTCCGGGAACTCGCCGTGGCCGCTTTCAAAATAGCGGCCCAGCCACCCGGTCGTCCAGCTCTCCTCAGCCGGCGAACCGCTGGTCCAGATATCGGTCGAGCGAAAGTGGGAGCGGTTCTGCTCGGGGTATCCCACGCTTTGTATGATATTGAGTTTGGCGTTGTTGTACAGGTCGAGCATACCGGTCATTTGGGGGTGGAAGCCCAGCGTATCGGTCATATTCAGGATTTCGACTTCCGGAATGATGATATTCAGGCGAGCATTGGCCAGGTTGTCGTACTGGTCGAGCGGGATGAGCATGTTCAGCCCGTCGTTGCCGCCGTTGAGTTGTATGATGACCAGCACCCGGTCGTTGTCTGCGTTCATGGTGCTGAATAGAGCCCGGCGGGGCATGGCCGAAAGGCGGAAGCCGTTCAGGAAAATGGGAAGGCTCATGGCCGTTCCGGTAGCTTTCAGGAATTTTCTTCTTTTCATATTGGGAAAGGTTGAACGTTCTTTAGATGTTTAATTAGGCTGCCTACACGAACTTTGATCAGCTTTCTGAGAGTAAACTTCACCCACTCACTCTCTCACCCACTCACTCTCTCACCCACTCACTCACTCACTCTCTTCTTGCCCCTCAACTCAGGTAAAACTCCGGCATGCTCAGCATGGCCTGGATCAACTGCCGCAGCTTGGTGGCCACGGCCTCCGCCAGTTCCTGATCGTCAGGGTTGGCCAGGTAGAGGTTGTACTCCACCGTCCATTCAAAATCGGGCAGGCCGGGGATCAGCACCTCTTTCAGGGCAGCCTTCTGATCGTCGGTGATGGGCTGTGGGAAGAGGATGCGCACAAACTCGTCGATGAGGGCGTTGGGGTCGTTCGGGTTGTCAATGGTTTCCACAAAGGCAAGCGGCTCGATCCGGATGCGGAAGTCGCCGGCGGCGAAGCCATTAACGGCGATGGTGTCGGTCACCAGCATGCGAATGGGAAGGGTGCTGGCATTGATCCAGGTGCGGTAATATCCCGGCTGCTGGTAATAGGCCTTCCAGCCGGCAACCTGAGGCGGGTTGTAATACTCCATCTGTTGGAGCACGGTGCTGGAGAACAGGCGCAGATAGCCGTTGTAGCGGGGCTGCAGGCCCTGTGGGAACTCCACCTGAAAAGGTTTGATGGCCGTCATGACAAAATCCAGCGGGTTTTTGATCATGGGGCCCACGTTGAGCATGTCGAAGAAATGGGCGCTGCTCAGCAGGGCCTCCAGGGCGGGGCGGATCTCATAATCGCTGTTGATCAGCAACTGCGCCATAGGCTCGATGACGTTCTCCTCGGCGTTGTCATCGATGACGTAGTAGATGAACCAGCGGTAGAGCTTGCGGCAGATGAAACGAGCCACCTCCTCTTTCTGGAAAATGACATCGATCAGGTGGGCGTATTCCTGGTCCTCCATATTGTCGATGACGATGTTGTCGAACCGGTGGGAAAGCTGCTTGGAACTGGTATCGTGCCGGAATGGAAGGTAAACCGATCCTACAGATATATCGGGGTTGGTGGAAAAGAAGCCCACATCCCGCCAGCCGGTCAGCACTCTAGCCATCTCCCGGATATCGTCTTCGGTATAGTTGGTGTAATCCCCGGAATCCACCAAAGGCCCTTTGCCGATGGTGAAGAGTTCCAGCAATTCCCGCGCGAAATTTTCGTTGGGCGCGTTCTTGGAATTCTGGTTGCCGTTGAGAAAACGCAGCATCGTCGGGTCGATCGTTACTTCTTTGACCAACTCCCGGAAATTGCCCCAGGCGTACTTCCGCAGCAGGCTGATGTGCCGGTACAAAAAATTGGCGTCGTTTATATCGCTGACTGCGAAATGGTTGTGCCAGAAAAGGGTGAGTTTTTCCCGAATAGAAACGCCTTCGTCGAGCAGCAGTTCCATCGTCCAGCCGCGGAGGCTCTGCCTTCGGTATCCCCTGGCATTGACGTTGTCGTAGTAAGGCGCCTCGACCCAGGTTTGCCCAACTGGCACCAGGGGGTCGTCCTGGAAAAAATAATTGAGGGGGGGTTGCGGAAGGGGGAGGGGGCTGAAAAGTTGTTCAATGGTGGCCTCCAGCCCCAGGCTTGCCGCAGTTTTGATTTGCTCATAAGTAGGGCCGAACATCGACCGCCGAAGCAAATGGGCCGCTTGTTCGTACTCCCAGGGGCCGCTGTAAGGCTCCAGCCCCGAATTGACCAAAGGGGCTGCGGTAGCGCCCGCAGGGGCCGCCCGCTTACCGAGCAGGGTGGCGATGGTAGCTCTTCTGTCCATAGTTAACAGGTTTTTAGGATAAAAAAAGGATAAGGGAAACAACTCGCGTTGAGTGAGCTTGCTTTCGCAAACCATTTTCTCGCCAGAATGATCGTTCATCTGAAAAACAGAGGGGGCGTTGCCGAGGGGGAGAGGAATCGCATCCACGCTCCGTTTCAAATGCTAAGGTTGGACTTCTATACAGGAAAAAGGTTTAACCGGGGAGATAACTTTTCATTAACGCAGGCTAAAACCGCATTAGTATTTTTCTGATATAAATTCTACGGGATTTTGAACAGGATATACCTGTAGCCTGCTATTTTCAACTGGCCAAATCTTGTAAATCCCGTTCATCTTGTCTTATCTTTGTCCTCTGTTTTCGAAAGGAGAAGAATGAAGCCCCCAACCTTCGCTATCAATAATGATCGGCTGCTGTCTGCCGCTTTCTTGAATGATTAAAATAGGACTCCCAATGATAAAAGCTTGTATTTTTGACCTTGATGGCGTAATCGTGGACACGGCGAAATACCACTTTATTGCCTGGCGGCGCCTGGCCAACAGCCTGGGGTTTGATTTCACCGAAGAAGAGAATGAAAAACTCAAAGGGGTGAGCCGCGTCGAGTCGCTCAATCTCATCCTGCATTGGGGAGGCATCGAAAAAACAGAGGCGGAAAAGGCAGCTCTGGCCGAACTGAAAAACAGCTGGTACCGGGAGTACATCCTGAAAATGGACCCCAGCGAGATTCTCGAAGGCGTCCTCCCTTTCCTGGATCACCTGGACGAGAAAGGCATCCGGATGGCGGTTGGTTCCAGCAGCAAGAATGCAGGGACTATCCTGGATCAGGTTGGCCTCACCCACCGCTTCGAGGCCATCATCGACGGCAACAAGGTCAGCAGAAGCAAGCCCGACCCCCAGGTTTTTGAGATGGGGGCGGAAGCCATGGGGTTGCCTCCCCGGGAATGCATCGTTTTTGAGGATGCGGAAAAAGGCGTCGACGCCGCCCTCGCCGGAGGCTTTTTTGCAGTGGGGGTGGGCAGTGAAGACAACCTGGGGCATGCTCACTATGTTTTGCCTAACTTCATCGGCGCCAGCCTGCAAAATATCCTGGACGGGATAAAAGCCAAAACCGTTCAGTAAACCTGAGTCGCAACAAAACCTTTAACCACTACAAATACAAAGCATGAAAGAGTACCTCAAGCACGACGAATGGAGTATCATCGAGGAAGGATTCCATGGGGAACACAACCGCATATCAGAAAGCGTGTTTAGCATAGGCAATGGCCGGTTCGGGCAACGAGCCAACTTTGAGGAAGATTTTTCCGGAGAAAGCCTTTTGGGCAATTACGTCGCGGGAATTTATTACCCCGACAAAACGAGAGTGGGCTGGTGGAAGATCGGATACCCGGAGTACTTTGCCAAGGTGCTCAATGCGGCCAACTGGATCGGCATTAAAGTGGAGTTCGACGGGGAGGCGCTCGACCTGGCCGAATGCAAAGTGGATGAATTTCGCCGGGAGCTCAATATGCAGGAAGGATACCTGGAGCGCAGCTTTACCGCCACCATGGTCAGCGGGAAAAAAGTCAAAGTGCAAACCCGCCGCTTTTGCAGCATCGTGGATGACGAAGTGGGCGCCATCCGCTACGCCATTACTCCCCTGGATTTCTCCGGCACGCTCAGCCTTACCCCTTACATTGATGCCGATGTGGCCAACGAGGATTCCAATTACGATGAGAAATTCTGGGTGGAGGCCGACAAAAAGGTGAAGCGGCGCACAGGGTACGTGCTGGCGGAAACCAAGAAAACCGAATTTCAGGTTTGCACCGGAATGAAATTCGCCATTTTCCAGGACGGAGAGGAACTAGATTTCAATTCCTTCCGCATTCAAAAGGAAAAATACGTGGGTTGTACAGTCGACCTGCCCTGCGAAGAAGGGCGTGAGATCACGGTCTATAAATATGCGGCTAATGTTTCTTCCCTCAATTACGAAAAGGAAGAACTCATGGCACAGTGCAAGAAAGCGGTGAAACGGGCTTTCGACAAAGGCTTCGATCAGCTGATGGCCGAACAGGCCCAAGCCTGGAAGAACAAATGGGAAGAAGCGGACATCCGCATCGAAGGGGATGTTGCCGCCCAGCAGGGGATACGCTTCAATATCTTCCAGCTGTATCAGACGTACACCGGCGAAGACGACCGACTCAACATCGGCCCCAAAGGGTTTACCGGCGAAAAATACGGAGGCAGCACGTACTGGGATACCGAAGCGTACTGCTTTCCTTTTTACCTGGCCACCGCCGACCAGCACGTCGCCCGCAATTTGCTCATTTACCGCTACCGCCACCTGCAAAAAGCCATCGAAAATGCCAAAAAGCTGGGCTTTAAAGACGGTGCCGCCCTCTATCCCATGGTGACGATGAACGGAGAGGAATGCCACAACGAATGGGAGATTACCTTCGAGGAGATTCACCGCAACGGAGCGATTGCTTACGCCATTTACGACTATGTGCGTTATACTGGCGAAAAAGAATATCTGGCAGAATATGGATTGGAAGTCCTCATTGGCATCGCCCGGTTCTGGGCTCAGCGCGTCCATTTCTCAAAGCGCCGGGGAATGTACGTCATGCACGGCGTCACCGGGCCCAACGAATATGAGAACAACATCAACAACAACTGGTACACCAACTACCTGGCCCGCTGGTGCCTGCAGTACGCCCTGGAAGCCGTGGAATATGTGGAAAAAAACGCCCCTGGAAAATACGGGGAACTGGAAGAGCGGCTCAAATTCTACAAACATACGGAAACCAAAAAGTGGGAGGAGATCGCCGGCAATTTCTATTTGCCCTACGATGAGGAACTGGACATCATCGTCCAGCACGATGGCTTCCTGGATAAGGACTTGCTCACTACGGCCGACCTGAAAAAGAGCGACCGGCCGCTCAACCAAAACTGGTCCTGGGACCGCATCCTGCGCTCTGTTTTTATCAAGCAGGCCGATGTGCTTCAGGGGATATATTTCTTTGAGAACGATTTCGACGAAGATACGGTCCGCCGCAATTTCGATTTCTACGAGCCGCGCACCGTCCATGAATCTTCGCTGTCTCCCTGCGTCCACGTCATCCTGGCGGCAAAGCTGGGCAAGGAGGAAAAAGCCTACGAAATGTACCTGCGCACCGCCCGCCTCGACCTCGACGACTACAACAACGATACAGAGGATGGTTGCCATACCACCAGCATGGCGGGCACCTGGATGGCTTTTGTGAAAGGCTTCGGGGGAATGCGCGTTTTTGACGATAAAGTCCAGTTCAGCCCGTTCATCCCCAGCAAGTGGAAGGCCTATTCTTTCAAGATTCGTTTCCGGGGGAGCTACCTGGAGGTGAAGGCCAGCCAGCATAAGTCCACCATCATTAACCATAGCGACAATGCTTTAGCCATCAAAGTATACGGCGAAGATAAACACCTGCCTGCCAACGGCAGCATTGAAGTGGAGCATTGAGTTGGATGGCTATATTGTTGGATGGCTGTATTGTTGCTTTGTCTGCCGCCCGCGAGTGCTGAGGTAAGTTTAGAACAAATTATATCAAAACCATGAAACAAACTATTTTTTGCATCCTCTTATTAAGCCTGTGGTCCTGCACCGGCGACAGCAATACGCAAACCCAGGGGCAGCCAGAGGCTGGCGCCGCGCTCGAAAGCGCCGAATCGCCTGTCGCCGAATCACCCATTGAAGGAGAATCCGGCTCTTTCCTGCCTCCCATAGCCCCCGGCGAGCACCCGATGGTGCCCATTCTGACGCGGGATTTCTGGGTATTTGAATTTTATGTCATCGATGATGCAGCTGCCCGGGCGCTCAACCGGGGGCGCTGGTACCGGTTTCTGGAAGACGGAACCTTCGAATCCGGCCACTGGCAGCAAAAAACCGGCAACGGCTCCTGGAGGCTGCAGGACGAACAAGGCAAAGTCATGCTCTACCTCGACAACGTCGTCGATGCCGAAGACGCTCAATGGGAAGTGCAAGGCGTCAATAAAGAACAGGACACCATGACCTGGGCGGGGGTCAGCAAGACCAATACAGCGGGAGTGATCACGAAGGTAATCAACCTGCTGACCAGGCCTACCAAGGCGCAGTTTGGCGTGGAGGAGTAGGGGAGGCGTTGACGGTTGACGGTTGTTCGTTGTTTGTTGTTCGTTGTTTGTTCGGCAGCCAACCAGCAAGGTCAACCGACAACAATCCAACAAAAAAGCGGTATTCCGAGTCACTCGGAATACCGCTTTTTTGTTGAATCAACTCCCAATCTTACTGGAAGTTATATTCGCCGGTCAATACATTGAAGGAAATATCATAAGTTCCGGCAGCAACCGGGATATTAGGGCCGTCCTGAGTACCGGTGCCGGAGGGGAAATCCGCCCCGCCCCAGTTGGTGGGCCAGTCGTTGTTCAAGCGGAATTTCGCCTCGCCATCGACCAGGTCGAGGGTAACTTTGACCACATTAGGATCTGTAGCGTCCGGTGTCATATCGGTATCGGAATCCCAGCCGCCGGGCGTGGCGCTGCCGATAATGCCTACCGAAGCCGGCCCAAAGTTGTATTCCCCGGTATTGCTGTCAAAAGTAACCAGATACAAGCCCTGAGTCACAGGAATATTGGGCCCGTCCTGTTCACCGGTACCAGAGGGAAAACCGGCGCCTCCCCAGTTGATGGGCCAGTCGTCGTTCGCCCGGAACTTGGCTTCGCCGTCGAGCAGGCCGATCAGTAAAGTGTAGGTGCCATCTCCGTTATCCTTCATATTGGTATCAGAGTCCCAGCCACCGGGCGTGGCTGAGCCGATGATGCCAACCGACACAATGCCGGCATTTTCTTCGAAACTGTATTCTCCAGTACTCGGATTGAAAGTGACATCATAGAGGCCGGCTGTAACTGGTATATTGGGCCCATTCAGCGAGGCAATGCCGGAAGGCCAGTCCGTGCCGCCCCAGTTGACGTCCCATGAATCGTTGGCCCGGAATTTGGCTTCGCCGTCGATCAGGTCGATCAGGATGCTGAAGGTGCCGTCGCCATTGTCCGTCATATTGGTATCGTTATCCCAGCCGCCGGGCGTAGCCGAGCCGATGATGCCTATGGAAGGGAAGCGCTGGAAAGTAAGCGTGTACTCCAGGGACTTCTCGTTGAAAGTAATGGAATAGAAGGCGCCCTGCTCCATGAACATAATATTGGATCCGAATTCTTCGGCAATGCCGTCTCCATCGTTGTCGCCCCAGTTGCGGCCCATAAAGTTGGGGCCCTCGGCGAATTTAAACTTATCGCCCGTTTTGAGTTCAACTTCCGGCAGTTCCCAGGTGTTGTCGGCCACCAGGTTGAACTTGTACTGGCTGCCTTCGAAGTTGTTGAAGGAGCCAAGCAGGTACAAGCCGCTGAGCTTGGTTTCAAATTCGACGGTTGGCAGAATGGAATAAGCCAGGGTTTGGTCGTTGAACCGGAACTTGACTTCACCGCTGGGTGCGCAGCCGGCAGGGGTGTTGGGGCCGCCGCCGGTAGTCACTTCCATGATGCCGTCGCAGTTGCCGTCGCCCCAGTCCTGGTCGGTCCAGTCCGGCGTATTTTTCAGTTTGAATTCACCGCCTTGAATGTCTACAACAACCTCCCAGGTATAGTCACCCACCAGGGCCATCTCATCGGCGCCCCAGCCGTTAAATCCGCCGGCGATGTACATCACATCGTTATTGGCGGCAAAGGGCAGCAAGGAAATCTCAAAGGTTGTTTTGCGGTTGACTTCATTGCCACTGGCATCGGTAGCGAGAATGTCTATCACATAGCCTCCGGGGCCGAGCAATTCGGCGCCAAACTCGCTGCCTTCGAGTAC
Coding sequences:
- the pgmB gene encoding beta-phosphoglucomutase, translated to MIKACIFDLDGVIVDTAKYHFIAWRRLANSLGFDFTEEENEKLKGVSRVESLNLILHWGGIEKTEAEKAALAELKNSWYREYILKMDPSEILEGVLPFLDHLDEKGIRMAVGSSSKNAGTILDQVGLTHRFEAIIDGNKVSRSKPDPQVFEMGAEAMGLPPRECIVFEDAEKGVDAALAGGFFAVGVGSEDNLGHAHYVLPNFIGASLQNILDGIKAKTVQ
- a CDS encoding SusF/SusE family outer membrane protein, whose product is MKIIKLLSLLLGIVLIALSCSKDKLDGDALTDLPPGILSITPADKSKVVVGDFDIKVLLADGVNSPLASATVTLSDEFGNMLGTKTSALSGTRDSIVLEGSEFGAELLGPGGYVIDILATDASGNEVNRKTTFEISLLPFAANNDVMYIAGGFNGWGADEMALVGDYTWEVVVDIQGGEFKLKNTPDWTDQDWGDGNCDGIMEVTTGGGPNTPAGCAPSGEVKFRFNDQTLAYSILPTVEFETKLSGLYLLGSFNNFEGSQYKFNLVADNTWELPEVELKTGDKFKFAEGPNFMGRNWGDNDGDGIAEEFGSNIMFMEQGAFYSITFNEKSLEYTLTFQRFPSIGIIGSATPGGWDNDTNMTDNGDGTFSILIDLIDGEAKFRANDSWDVNWGGTDWPSGIASLNGPNIPVTAGLYDVTFNPSTGEYSFEENAGIVSVGIIGSATPGGWDSDTNMKDNGDGTYTLLIGLLDGEAKFRANDDWPINWGGAGFPSGTGEQDGPNIPVTQGLYLVTFDSNTGEYNFGPASVGIIGSATPGGWDSDTDMTPDATDPNVVKVTLDLVDGEAKFRLNNDWPTNWGGADFPSGTGTQDGPNIPVAAGTYDISFNVLTGEYNFQ
- a CDS encoding glycoside hydrolase family 65 protein, producing the protein MKEYLKHDEWSIIEEGFHGEHNRISESVFSIGNGRFGQRANFEEDFSGESLLGNYVAGIYYPDKTRVGWWKIGYPEYFAKVLNAANWIGIKVEFDGEALDLAECKVDEFRRELNMQEGYLERSFTATMVSGKKVKVQTRRFCSIVDDEVGAIRYAITPLDFSGTLSLTPYIDADVANEDSNYDEKFWVEADKKVKRRTGYVLAETKKTEFQVCTGMKFAIFQDGEELDFNSFRIQKEKYVGCTVDLPCEEGREITVYKYAANVSSLNYEKEELMAQCKKAVKRAFDKGFDQLMAEQAQAWKNKWEEADIRIEGDVAAQQGIRFNIFQLYQTYTGEDDRLNIGPKGFTGEKYGGSTYWDTEAYCFPFYLATADQHVARNLLIYRYRHLQKAIENAKKLGFKDGAALYPMVTMNGEECHNEWEITFEEIHRNGAIAYAIYDYVRYTGEKEYLAEYGLEVLIGIARFWAQRVHFSKRRGMYVMHGVTGPNEYENNINNNWYTNYLARWCLQYALEAVEYVEKNAPGKYGELEERLKFYKHTETKKWEEIAGNFYLPYDEELDIIVQHDGFLDKDLLTTADLKKSDRPLNQNWSWDRILRSVFIKQADVLQGIYFFENDFDEDTVRRNFDFYEPRTVHESSLSPCVHVILAAKLGKEEKAYEMYLRTARLDLDDYNNDTEDGCHTTSMAGTWMAFVKGFGGMRVFDDKVQFSPFIPSKWKAYSFKIRFRGSYLEVKASQHKSTIINHSDNALAIKVYGEDKHLPANGSIEVEH